In Ailuropoda melanoleuca isolate Jingjing chromosome 7, ASM200744v2, whole genome shotgun sequence, one genomic interval encodes:
- the USPL1 gene encoding SUMO-specific isopeptidase USPL1 isoform X4 produces the protein MESPVFALPLLLKMEPLIEKLFMYSFSWNFECSQCGHTYQNRHTKNLVTFTNVIPEWHPLNAAHFGPCNSCSSKSQRRKMVLEKVSPIFMLHFVEGLPHNDLQHYSFHFEGCLYQITSVIQYQANNHFITWILDADGSWLECDDLKGLRSERHERFEVLASEIHIVIWERKTSQTTDKASACLPLKKTNDEPTFGDEKPSSPTWCSVGDASSAEPSSRTLPTGVAVAPRTLSQGEAVAHGHLLSGPEGLVDDNILSLTLEEIQVNSECFLLENEPVAENTGVGKTNSLQSQESLIASLVSAPCFEKLTQDQFVDLSFPSQIVGADMQLAQPNTEDTVITKPVDTTHATDPVNGVKLVEVEGTVALKKDTPLKQFLSPKMEKLKPEQAVTAQISNLKKNETVAFSQTITAKSVQNPSLKETPKKPFVGSWVKGLLSKGASFMPPCVSAHNRNAVTDLQPSVKGASNFVGFKTKGINQKANRASKKASRCAGKPPTVSNPPSRHPSSGGTTSDVCTNVIADSDALKKCENTSYGAHRSHDSCVKENGVSAANHGDSVEGQIHKLRLKLLKKLKAKKKKLATLMSSPQKGTLLSENLEHVSHCGSPNDCESIEDLLKELQYQIDTADNKSGCTTVPYSSQSHEEILAELLSPTAVVSTEHSENGEADFRYLEMGDNHIPAPVSTELNDIPQNTHLRQDHNYCSPTKKNQCEVQPDSLTNNVCIRTLNLESSMKTDIFDEFFSTSTLNSLANDTLDLPHFDEYLFESC, from the exons ATGGAAAGCCCCGTGTTcgcccttcccctgctcttaaAAATGGAACCCCTCATTGAAAAGCTCTTCATGTATTCTTTCTCTTGGAACTTTGAATGTTCGCAGTGTGGACACACGTATCAAAATag ACATACGAAGAATCTGGTCACTTTTACAAATGTCATCCCTGAGTGGCACCCACTTAATGCTGCCCATTTTGGTCCATGTAACAGTTGCAGCAGTaagtcacagagaagaaaaatggtattggaaaa AGTGTCTCCCATATTCATGTTGCACTTTGTGGAAGGCTTGCCACATAACGACTTGCAGCactattcatttcattttgaaggCTGTCTTTATCAAATAACTTCTGTAATTCAGTACCAAGCAAATAATCATTTTATAACATGGATTTTAGATGCGGATG GAAGTTGGCTGGAATGTGATGACCTAAAAGGCCTACGTTCTGAAAGGCATGAGAGATTTGAAGTTCTTGCTTCAGAGATACATATTgttatttgggaaagaaaaacatcCCAAACGACAGATAAAGCATCTGCTTGCCTTCCACTTAAAAAGACTAATGATGAGCCTACTTTCGGTGATGAGAAACCATCCTCTCCAACATGGTGTTCTGTGGGTGATGCTTCCTCTGCTGAGCCGTCCTCAAGAACTCTCCCCACTGGTGTGGCAGTTGCACCTCGTACTCTGTCACAGGGGGAAGCTGTAGCTCATGGACATTTACTTTCAGGTCCAGAAGGTTTGGTTGatgataatattttatctttgacGCTTGAAGAAATACAGGTTAACTCTGAATGTTTCCTCTTAGAAAATGAACCTGTGGCAGAAAATACAGGAGTTGGCAAAACAAATAGTTTGCAATCACAAGAGTCACTAATTGCTTCTCTAGTATCAGCTCCATGTTTTGAAAAGCTTACTCAAGACCAGTTCGTGGATTTAAGCTTCCCATCTCAAATTGTAGGTGCAGACATGCAGTTGGCCCAGCCGAATACAGAAGACACTGTAATTACTAAACCTGTGGATACTACTCATGCTACTGACCCTGTAAACGGAGTAAAGCTCGTAGAAGTTGAGGGTACGGTTGCCCTAAAGAAGGACACTCCATTAAAACAGTTTCTTTCAcccaaaatggagaaattaaaaccAGAACAAGCCGTTACAGCTCAGAtatctaatttgaaaaaaaatgaaactgtggCATTTTCTCAGACCATAACGGCGAAGTCAGTACAGAATCCATCTCTGAAAGAAACTCCAAAGAAACCATTTGTAGGAAGTTGGGTTAAAGGCTTATTAAGCAAGGGTGCTTCTTTTATGCCACCTTGTGTTTCAGCTCATAATAGAAACGCCGTAACTGATTTGCAGCCTTCAGTTAAGGGGGCAAGTAATTTTGTTGGCTTTAAAACAAAAGGCATAAACCAAAAGGCTAACCGGGCATCGAAGAAAGCCAGTAGGTGTGCAGGTAAGCCTCCTACAGTTAGTAACCCTCCGTCAAGGCATCCATCATCTGGTGGCACGACTTCTGATGTATGTACTAATGTTATTGCTGATTCAGACGCTTTGAAGAAATGTGAAAACACCTCTTATGGAGCTCACCGCAGTCATGATTCTTGTGTAAAAGAAAATGGTGTTTCTGCAGCAAACCATGGAGACTCAGTTGAGGGTCAGATTCATAAACTTCGtctaaaacttcttaaaaaactgaaggcaaaaaagaagaaattagctACTCTTATGtcttccccccaaaaaggaaCACTTCTAAGTGAAAATTTAGAACATGTGTCTCACTGTGGGTCTCCAAACGATTGTGAATCGATAGAAGACTTGTTAAAAGAACTACAGTATCAAATTGATACTGCTGATAATAAATCTGGTTGCACCACAGTTCCATACAGTAGTCAAAGTCATGAAGAAATTTTAGCAGAATTATTGTCTCCTACAGCTGTTGTCTCAACAGAGCACTCAGAAAATGGGGAGGCTGACTTTAGGTATTTAGAAATGGGAGATAACCACATCCCAGCACCAGTGTCTACTGAATTAAATGATATTCCCCAAAACACACATCTGAGACAGGACCATAATTACTGTAGCCCCACCAAGAAAAATCAATGTGAAGTTCAGCCAGACTCACTGACAAATAATGTCTGCATTAGGACATTGAACTTGGAAAGTTCCATGAAGACTGATATTTTTGATGAGTTTTTTTCCACTTCAACGTTAAATTCTTTAGCAAATGACACGTTAGACTTACCTcattttgatgaatatttgttTGAGAGTTGTTGA